One genomic region from Campylobacter concisus encodes:
- the fliW gene encoding flagellar assembly protein FliW, with protein MIFSVKSPILGFEHIKTMELIELDKFFVKLASKDDETSFTMINPFALRSYEFDIPSYYEDLMEIKESSQLRIYNIIVVALPLEKSTVNFIAPIVCNMDNMTLSQVVLDIAKYPQYGQAEMIENFIQK; from the coding sequence ATGATTTTTAGTGTTAAAAGCCCTATTTTAGGCTTTGAGCATATTAAGACGATGGAGTTAATTGAACTTGATAAATTTTTTGTTAAGCTAGCAAGCAAAGATGATGAGACATCTTTTACAATGATAAATCCTTTTGCATTAAGAAGCTACGAATTCGATATTCCAAGCTATTATGAAGATCTTATGGAGATTAAAGAAAGCTCTCAACTTAGAATTTATAACATTATCGTTGTTGCACTCCCGCTTGAAAAATCAACTGTAAATTTTATAGCTCCTATCGTTTGCAATATGGACAATATGACCTTATCTCAAGTCGTTTTAGACATTGCCAAATATCCTCAATACGGGCAAGCTGAAATGATAGAAAATTTTATACAAAAATAG
- a CDS encoding methylated-DNA--[protein]-cysteine S-methyltransferase produces the protein MSKAYLKSPIGILEIVASKNGICEINFVDKFEKIAVKDENLRLCLDELEAYFNGKLKKFSVRLDIKTTNFRAKIYEALQKVPYGETTTYAALALAIGHKNAYRAAGSANAKNPVPIIVPCHRVLASSGLGGYSGGEGLPTKIWLLEHEAKHK, from the coding sequence GTGTCAAAAGCTTACCTAAAATCTCCCATTGGAATTTTGGAGATCGTTGCCAGTAAAAATGGAATTTGTGAGATAAATTTTGTAGATAAATTTGAAAAAATTGCAGTAAAAGATGAAAATTTAAGGCTTTGCCTTGATGAGCTAGAGGCTTATTTTAATGGCAAGCTTAAAAAATTTAGCGTAAGGCTTGATATAAAAACAACTAATTTTAGAGCAAAAATTTACGAGGCTTTACAAAAAGTACCATATGGAGAAACGACCACATACGCGGCCTTAGCACTTGCTATAGGTCACAAAAATGCCTACCGAGCAGCAGGATCGGCCAATGCTAAAAATCCAGTGCCTATCATCGTCCCTTGTCACAGAGTGCTAGCTAGCAGTGGGCTTGGCGGATACTCGGGCGGCGAGGGCTTGCCAACTAAAATTTGGCTTTTAGAGCATGAAGCAAAGCATAAATAG
- a CDS encoding type II secretion system protein produces MVKRGGFSLIELILSVLVVAIVSASLPLAVRTTSNLSEQSLMQEGLMNAKTYMSLILKAPFSDQVLIAGKNTMPSSITTQEAIIFPLIICNQGANPDFYEKSGVKGEGHRILAYPVQNSSACATRPSDSKLPESIKSVNFKVKSIKNFNTQKSISPTASTTKRDFIIDTETTPTITNGADKFVVSSPLNDSDVLQIKLDTTMKTTKESKSVLYGYAFNIGESSTLSVKEWK; encoded by the coding sequence GTGGTAAAAAGAGGTGGCTTTTCATTGATAGAGCTTATCTTGTCAGTACTTGTAGTAGCCATAGTAAGTGCAAGCCTGCCACTAGCGGTAAGAACTACTTCAAATTTAAGCGAGCAATCCTTAATGCAAGAAGGACTAATGAATGCTAAAACTTATATGTCATTAATATTAAAAGCACCATTTAGTGATCAAGTCTTAATAGCCGGTAAAAATACCATGCCATCTTCTATAACGACTCAAGAGGCTATAATTTTTCCTCTTATTATCTGCAACCAAGGGGCAAATCCAGATTTTTATGAAAAAAGCGGTGTAAAAGGAGAAGGACATAGGATACTTGCGTATCCGGTGCAAAATTCATCTGCATGTGCCACAAGGCCTAGTGATTCAAAGCTTCCAGAATCAATCAAAAGCGTAAATTTTAAAGTAAAATCTATCAAAAATTTCAATACCCAAAAATCCATCTCGCCAACTGCTAGCACCACTAAACGTGACTTTATCATAGATACAGAAACGACTCCAACCATAACAAATGGAGCTGATAAATTTGTAGTTAGCTCTCCTTTAAATGATAGTGACGTTTTACAGATAAAGTTAGATACGACTATGAAAACTACAAAAGAGAGTAAAAGCGTACTTTATGGATATGCCTTTAACATAGGTGAAAGCAGTACTCTAAGTGTAAAAGAATGGAAATGA
- a CDS encoding outer membrane protein assembly factor BamD translates to MKRFSKFLAVVALLGLFSGCAEKYTELYNLTPDEWYAQVIADIKDGDLEAADKHYVSMASEHVASPLLEQILLILAQAHANDEEYLMANHYLDEYIKRYGDNGPKTEFAQYLKIKANFDSFTQPNRNQKLMEDSVTEIEKFLYMYPNTEYKPLIETMLIKFKLALYFLDMQIADLYNRTGRDVSAKIYEQKLEESPFKNSDLIKPDVAWYRKLFE, encoded by the coding sequence ATGAAAAGATTTTCTAAATTTCTAGCAGTTGTAGCTCTTTTGGGGCTTTTTAGTGGTTGTGCTGAAAAATATACCGAGCTTTACAATCTAACTCCTGATGAGTGGTATGCTCAGGTTATAGCTGATATAAAAGATGGCGATCTTGAAGCGGCCGATAAACACTATGTCTCAATGGCAAGCGAACACGTAGCAAGCCCACTTTTAGAGCAAATTTTACTTATCCTTGCCCAAGCTCACGCAAATGATGAAGAGTATCTAATGGCAAATCACTATCTTGACGAGTACATCAAAAGATATGGTGACAACGGTCCAAAAACAGAATTTGCCCAGTATCTAAAGATAAAAGCAAATTTTGACTCATTTACTCAGCCAAACCGCAACCAAAAGCTTATGGAAGATAGCGTAACAGAGATCGAGAAATTTCTTTATATGTATCCAAATACTGAATATAAGCCACTTATTGAGACTATGCTTATTAAATTCAAACTCGCGCTTTACTTCCTAGATATGCAAATAGCTGATCTTTACAATAGGACTGGTCGTGACGTTTCGGCTAAAATTTACGAGCAAAAGCTTGAAGAGTCGCCGTTTAAAAACTCAGATCTTATCAAACCTGACGTAGCATGGTATAGAAAACTGTTTGAATAG
- a CDS encoding bifunctional aconitate hydratase 2/2-methylisocitrate dehydratase encodes MSFFTDYEKHVSEREKEGVPPLALNAKQTSEVCELIKLASKSSGDEKAQSELKFLISLLETRINPGVDDAAKIKAEFLGEVIDGLTVSGLDAMRAIKILGKMLGGYNVEILVRALKSSDENIARASTNELKNIILVHEYFDEIAKLSSNNKFAKEVLTSWANAEWFTHKKPIETCINAVVFKVPGETNTDDLSPASEAYTRADIPLHAKAMLVKKMPEGLEILKELKARGKKVAYVGDVVGTGSSRKSGINSIQWHLGDEIEGVPNKKTSGIVIGTTIAPIFFNTAEDSGAMPIVANVNELEMGDEIEIYPFKGEIYKLIGSEKKLVANFKLNPNTLSDEIRAGGRIPLIIGRQVTKKAREALELGEEQIFIKPDQPKEQGGGYTLAQKMVGKACGKAGVRAGAYVEPEILTVGSQDTTGPMTRDEVKELASLSFGADFVLQSFCHTAAYPKPSDLVMHESLPKFINLRGGVSLKPGDGVIHSWLNRMVLPDTVGTGGDSHTRFPIGISFPAGSGLVAFAAVLGMMPLNMPESVLIKFKGKLKEGVTLRDLVNAIPYFAIKKGLLSVEKKNKKNIFAGKILEIEGLESLKVEQAFELSDASAERSAAACVVNLSVDSVVEYVRSNVALIDAMIKAGYESRETLLRRKEKMQKWLENPTLLRADKDASYAEILEIDLAQIDEPILACPNDPDDVATLSKILADNKRVHNIDEVFVGSCMTNIGHYRALARILEHESKLTTRLWIAPPTKMDKSTLEDEGVYEIFKRLNARTEVPGCSLCMGNQARVNDNAVVFSTSTRNFDNRMGMGAKVYLGSAELAAVCALLGRLPSVDEYKKIVKDSLSLNKDEIYKYLNFNEISEFSI; translated from the coding sequence ATGAGCTTTTTTACCGACTACGAAAAACACGTGAGCGAGCGAGAAAAAGAGGGCGTGCCACCGCTTGCGCTAAATGCCAAGCAAACAAGCGAAGTTTGCGAGCTAATAAAGCTTGCCAGCAAGTCTAGTGGCGACGAAAAGGCGCAAAGCGAGCTAAAATTTCTTATAAGTTTGCTTGAAACTCGTATCAATCCAGGCGTTGATGACGCAGCGAAGATAAAGGCAGAATTTCTTGGTGAAGTGATAGACGGACTTACTGTTAGCGGTCTTGACGCGATGCGTGCTATTAAAATTTTAGGCAAGATGCTTGGCGGATATAACGTGGAAATTTTAGTACGAGCTCTAAAAAGTAGCGATGAAAATATCGCTCGCGCTTCGACAAATGAGCTAAAAAATATCATCCTGGTGCATGAATATTTTGACGAGATCGCAAAGCTAAGTAGTAACAATAAATTTGCAAAAGAGGTGCTTACTTCTTGGGCAAATGCGGAGTGGTTTACGCATAAAAAGCCAATCGAAACCTGTATAAACGCAGTCGTTTTTAAAGTACCTGGTGAGACAAATACTGACGACCTAAGTCCAGCGAGTGAGGCCTATACAAGGGCCGATATACCACTTCACGCAAAAGCAATGCTTGTTAAAAAGATGCCTGAGGGTCTAGAAATTTTAAAAGAACTTAAAGCTCGTGGTAAAAAAGTGGCGTATGTTGGCGACGTGGTTGGCACTGGCAGCAGCAGAAAGAGCGGTATAAACTCGATCCAGTGGCATTTGGGCGATGAGATAGAGGGTGTGCCAAACAAAAAAACGAGCGGCATCGTGATAGGTACGACCATAGCTCCGATATTTTTTAACACTGCCGAAGATAGCGGTGCAATGCCAATAGTTGCAAATGTAAATGAGCTTGAGATGGGCGATGAGATAGAGATTTATCCATTTAAAGGCGAAATTTATAAGCTTATTGGCAGCGAGAAAAAGCTCGTGGCAAATTTCAAACTAAACCCAAATACTCTAAGCGATGAGATAAGAGCAGGTGGCAGGATACCGCTTATAATAGGACGCCAAGTGACCAAAAAGGCCAGAGAGGCTCTAGAGCTTGGCGAGGAGCAAATTTTTATAAAGCCAGATCAGCCAAAAGAGCAGGGCGGTGGCTATACGCTGGCTCAAAAGATGGTCGGCAAGGCTTGTGGTAAGGCTGGAGTGAGAGCTGGAGCTTATGTGGAGCCAGAAATTTTAACTGTTGGCTCGCAAGATACAACAGGGCCGATGACTAGAGATGAGGTAAAAGAGCTTGCTAGCCTTAGTTTTGGCGCGGATTTTGTTCTGCAAAGCTTTTGCCACACGGCCGCTTATCCAAAGCCAAGTGATCTTGTGATGCATGAGAGCCTGCCAAAATTTATAAATTTACGTGGTGGCGTGAGCCTAAAACCAGGTGATGGCGTCATCCACTCGTGGCTAAACCGCATGGTGTTGCCTGATACAGTGGGTACTGGTGGCGATAGTCACACGAGATTTCCTATCGGCATTAGTTTTCCAGCAGGAAGTGGTCTAGTGGCGTTTGCAGCGGTGCTTGGAATGATGCCACTAAATATGCCAGAGTCGGTTTTGATCAAATTTAAAGGCAAGCTAAAAGAGGGCGTGACGCTTAGGGATCTTGTAAATGCGATACCTTATTTTGCGATTAAAAAAGGGCTTTTAAGCGTTGAAAAGAAAAATAAAAAAAACATTTTTGCGGGTAAAATTTTAGAGATAGAAGGGCTTGAGAGCTTAAAAGTAGAGCAGGCGTTTGAGCTAAGTGATGCTTCGGCTGAACGCTCGGCGGCTGCTTGCGTGGTAAATTTAAGCGTTGATAGTGTCGTGGAGTATGTTCGATCAAACGTTGCGCTAATTGATGCGATGATAAAAGCTGGTTACGAGAGCCGTGAGACCCTGCTTAGACGAAAAGAAAAAATGCAAAAATGGCTAGAAAATCCAACGCTTTTAAGAGCCGATAAGGACGCAAGCTATGCTGAAATTTTGGAGATCGATCTAGCTCAGATAGATGAGCCGATTTTGGCGTGTCCAAATGACCCAGACGATGTGGCAACGCTAAGTAAAATTTTAGCTGATAACAAAAGAGTGCATAATATCGATGAAGTTTTTGTGGGAAGCTGTATGACAAATATCGGCCATTACAGGGCGCTTGCTAGAATTTTGGAGCATGAGAGCAAGCTTACAACTAGGCTTTGGATCGCACCGCCAACAAAGATGGATAAAAGCACGCTTGAAGATGAGGGCGTTTATGAAATTTTTAAAAGATTAAATGCGAGGACAGAGGTGCCAGGTTGTTCGCTTTGTATGGGCAATCAAGCAAGAGTAAACGACAATGCAGTGGTGTTTTCTACATCAACTAGAAATTTTGATAACAGAATGGGCATGGGTGCGAAGGTCTATCTAGGAAGTGCCGAGCTAGCTGCCGTTTGTGCTCTGCTTGGGCGTTTACCAAGCGTAGATGAATATAAAAAGATAGTAAAAGATAGTCTTAGCTTAAATAAAGATGAAATTTATAAATATCTAAATTTTAATGAAATAAGCGAGTTTAGTATATAA
- the lon gene encoding endopeptidase La → MQINENKGFPTEIPIIVEDELFLYPFMITPLFLSDDENLKALELAIQEETPILVVPTKPQQDGARDFDGIYDAGVIGTIMRRVPLPDGRVKVLFQGIDKGKILKQSGINPLRGIVDMLHVKRPSQVKTDALIVVLREKVRELSQFSHFFPPDLLKTIEESAEAIRVCDLVSSALRLKKQIAYGFFVEENLEQRLLKLIDYVIEEIEANKLQKEIKNKVHSKIDKTNKEYFLKEQLKQIQAELGADTSREEELEEYHKKLDAKKKFMAEDAYKEIKKQIDKLSRMHPDSADANTLQSYLDWVLEIPFENIAKKKSSITEVSKHLNADHYSLEKPKERIEEYFALRELLELRGVGEKVNNGAILCFAGPPGVGKTSLANSIAKALKRELVRIALGGLEDVNELRGHRRTYIGAMPGRIVQGLIEAKQMNPVVVLDEIDKVGRSYRGDPTAVLLEILDPEQNNKFRDYYLNFNIDLSKIVFIATANDVSMIPAALRDRMEFIELSSYTPQEKFEIAKKYLLPQELKKHGLKPSDVSISKEALELIISDYTRESGVRNLRRRIADILRKVAKNILTKKNDGKISVTAKNLKEFLEKKVYEIEPADKKDQIGLVNGLAWTSVGGDVLRIEAIRIQGKGNMQITGQLGDVMKESAQIAFSVVKVLIDNKKLKVPMAIVPKLDDDKRKLEASDVYRRYDLHLHVPEGAVPKDGPSAGITMATAIASILTDTKVRHDIAMTGEITLTGRVLPIGGLKEKLIAAHKAGIKTALIPRKNYDRDLVDIPAEVKGDMKIIAVDTIEDVLKNALVAKK, encoded by the coding sequence TTGCAAATAAACGAAAATAAAGGCTTCCCAACTGAAATTCCTATTATCGTTGAGGACGAGCTATTTTTATATCCATTTATGATAACTCCGCTTTTTTTAAGCGACGATGAAAATTTAAAGGCACTTGAGCTTGCCATACAAGAAGAGACTCCGATCCTTGTAGTGCCTACAAAGCCTCAGCAAGACGGCGCTAGAGACTTTGATGGTATCTATGATGCTGGTGTGATCGGCACGATAATGCGCCGTGTGCCACTACCTGATGGACGCGTAAAAGTACTATTTCAGGGCATCGACAAAGGTAAAATTTTAAAACAATCAGGCATAAATCCACTCCGTGGTATCGTCGATATGCTCCACGTCAAGCGCCCATCGCAGGTCAAAACAGACGCTCTTATCGTGGTTTTAAGAGAAAAAGTAAGAGAGCTTTCGCAGTTTAGCCACTTTTTCCCGCCTGATCTTTTAAAAACGATCGAAGAGAGCGCTGAAGCGATCAGGGTTTGTGACCTAGTCTCAAGCGCGCTTCGCTTAAAAAAACAGATCGCTTATGGCTTTTTTGTCGAGGAAAATTTAGAGCAACGCCTACTAAAGCTCATCGACTACGTTATCGAAGAGATAGAGGCAAATAAGCTTCAAAAAGAGATAAAAAATAAAGTCCATTCAAAGATCGATAAGACAAATAAAGAGTACTTTTTAAAAGAGCAGCTAAAGCAAATTCAAGCTGAGCTTGGAGCAGATACGAGCCGTGAAGAGGAGCTTGAAGAGTACCACAAAAAGCTTGATGCGAAGAAGAAATTTATGGCCGAGGACGCCTACAAAGAGATTAAAAAGCAAATAGATAAACTTTCGCGCATGCACCCAGACTCAGCTGACGCAAACACCTTGCAAAGCTACCTTGACTGGGTACTTGAAATTCCATTTGAAAATATAGCTAAGAAAAAATCATCCATCACCGAAGTGAGCAAGCATTTAAATGCCGATCATTACAGCTTAGAGAAGCCAAAAGAGCGCATAGAGGAGTATTTTGCTTTGCGTGAACTTTTGGAGCTTAGAGGAGTTGGCGAAAAGGTAAATAATGGCGCCATTTTATGCTTTGCAGGCCCTCCAGGTGTGGGCAAAACAAGCCTTGCAAACTCGATCGCAAAGGCGCTAAAGCGTGAGCTAGTTAGGATCGCTCTTGGCGGACTTGAGGACGTAAACGAGCTAAGGGGTCATCGCCGCACCTATATAGGCGCTATGCCAGGCCGCATCGTGCAAGGGCTCATAGAAGCCAAGCAGATGAACCCAGTGGTTGTTTTAGACGAGATCGACAAGGTTGGCAGAAGCTATAGAGGCGATCCGACCGCTGTTTTACTTGAAATTTTAGACCCAGAGCAAAATAATAAATTTAGAGACTACTATCTAAATTTCAACATCGATCTTAGCAAGATTGTCTTCATCGCCACAGCAAATGACGTGAGTATGATCCCAGCCGCACTTCGCGACAGGATGGAGTTTATCGAGCTTAGCTCATACACACCACAAGAAAAATTTGAGATCGCTAAAAAATATCTATTGCCTCAGGAGCTTAAGAAACACGGCCTAAAACCAAGTGATGTAAGTATCAGCAAAGAGGCGCTTGAGCTAATCATCAGCGACTACACAAGAGAGAGTGGCGTGCGAAATTTACGTCGTAGGATCGCTGATATATTAAGAAAAGTCGCTAAAAATATCCTCACCAAAAAGAATGATGGCAAGATCAGTGTCACAGCTAAAAATTTGAAAGAATTTTTAGAGAAAAAGGTTTATGAGATTGAGCCGGCGGATAAAAAAGATCAGATCGGCTTAGTAAATGGCCTTGCGTGGACGAGTGTAGGTGGCGACGTGCTAAGGATAGAGGCTATCAGGATCCAGGGCAAAGGCAATATGCAGATCACTGGCCAGCTAGGCGACGTGATGAAAGAGAGCGCGCAGATCGCGTTTAGCGTGGTAAAAGTGCTAATCGATAACAAAAAACTCAAAGTACCTATGGCGATCGTGCCAAAACTAGATGACGATAAGCGTAAACTCGAAGCCAGCGATGTTTATAGGCGCTATGACCTTCACTTACACGTGCCAGAGGGCGCGGTGCCAAAAGACGGACCAAGCGCTGGCATCACGATGGCAACTGCGATCGCATCGATATTAACCGATACAAAGGTAAGACACGACATAGCAATGACTGGTGAGATCACGCTAACTGGTAGAGTGCTACCGATCGGTGGTCTAAAAGAGAAGCTCATTGCTGCTCACAAAGCCGGTATCAAAACAGCTCTGATACCTCGTAAAAACTACGACCGCGATCTTGTAGATATACCAGCTGAAGTAAAGGGTGATATGAAGATCATTGCCGTAGATACGATAGAGGATGTTTTGAAAAACGCTCTTGTAGCTAAAAAATAA
- a CDS encoding ankyrin repeat domain-containing protein, protein MKKVVFFLFFSVCFLINLHALECSDLAKKESFKTTPNGLAYINESLFYCDGSLINLQEIKELFDASMAVRSESQSCVGDGVYKENLNKLRWLLLKASFAPEFYAKELAKPDIAEEQKDARMEYFRYWANESLFNFLKYKKFLEAYKNAQTPLVKFYESLGLDTASAAYYATSVVNEFLTFSVGKNVNKAKILTPEQKMIAQKISFDELANLLYSKNFSTAELTNLLNIVLLNEKSGDMIKEIIRRGADVNLGDETPLFFALKNIENVKILLANKADVNHKNFFGKSVLFYAVQFSDKPLCELLLKNGANVNESYIDENAKMNMINLGMTQVEDTCGLEHTNRSVFMHAAAHATPEILKLLIDNGADINATDDAGFNALDYAMKEQNENTIKFLENLGLKPNFN, encoded by the coding sequence ATGAAAAAAGTAGTTTTTTTTCTCTTTTTTAGCGTTTGTTTTTTGATAAATTTACACGCTTTAGAGTGCAGTGATCTTGCTAAAAAAGAGAGCTTTAAAACTACTCCAAACGGGCTTGCATATATAAATGAAAGTCTATTTTATTGCGATGGCTCACTTATAAATTTACAAGAGATAAAAGAGCTTTTTGATGCTAGCATGGCTGTGAGAAGCGAGTCTCAAAGCTGTGTTGGTGATGGCGTTTATAAAGAAAATTTAAATAAGCTTAGATGGCTTTTGCTAAAAGCATCATTTGCACCTGAATTTTACGCAAAAGAGCTTGCAAAGCCTGATATTGCTGAAGAGCAAAAAGACGCCAGGATGGAGTATTTTAGATACTGGGCAAACGAAAGTTTGTTTAATTTTTTAAAATATAAAAAATTTTTAGAAGCCTATAAAAACGCCCAAACTCCGCTTGTGAAATTTTATGAAAGCCTTGGACTTGATACCGCAAGTGCTGCGTATTACGCAACTAGTGTGGTAAATGAGTTTTTGACATTTAGTGTTGGCAAAAATGTAAATAAGGCTAAAATTTTAACTCCTGAACAAAAGATGATCGCTCAAAAGATAAGTTTTGATGAGCTGGCAAATTTGCTTTACTCGAAAAATTTCAGTACCGCTGAGCTTACAAATTTGCTTAATATTGTACTTTTGAATGAAAAGAGTGGCGATATGATAAAAGAGATCATAAGGCGTGGAGCGGATGTAAATTTAGGTGATGAGACGCCGCTATTTTTTGCGCTAAAAAATATAGAAAATGTAAAAATTTTACTTGCAAATAAAGCTGATGTAAATCATAAAAATTTCTTTGGAAAAAGTGTGCTTTTTTATGCTGTGCAGTTTAGCGATAAGCCACTTTGTGAGCTTTTGCTAAAAAATGGTGCCAATGTAAACGAGAGTTACATAGACGAAAATGCCAAGATGAATATGATAAATTTGGGTATGACTCAAGTTGAAGATACATGTGGGTTGGAGCATACAAACAGAAGCGTTTTTATGCACGCAGCAGCTCACGCAACGCCAGAAATTTTAAAGCTTTTGATAGATAACGGCGCTGATATCAATGCCACTGATGACGCTGGATTTAACGCGCTTGACTATGCCATGAAAGAACAAAACGAAAATACGATCAAATTTTTAGAAAATTTGGGTTTAAAACCAAATTTCAATTAG